GTACCAAAACTTAACTTTTATATCTCCTTACAATACACAGCTGATGACAAGTTTTTAACTACCTTAACTCAGATTATTAACAAGCATTTTTGTTGCCTTAATCCTAAGCATTTGCCCAGGAATCCAAGAACAACTGACTCCCTTTTTAAGTTTAAAGACACTCCTCCTAGTCTTATGCGTTCCCcggtggtatataaatatacttgcccaatATGTTATCATGGGACTTATCTTGGTTCCTCTAAGAGTATTCTAAAGTGCACACTGATTCTTATCTTGGAATCATTCATTGAACAGACTGTAACTTAAGGGAGGAGTTTTCAAATATAAGAGAACATAAACAAATGCAAACTAACTACTAATTATGAAAATTCTGAAATCATTGCACAAGTCGCCGAGGAAAGCTCCTCCTCACACTGGGATTACtagcaataaaacagttaattcCAGCGTTTAACAGTTAACTACTTTTGCCTCTTTGTTTATCTCTGGAATAAAAATCCTCTTGGTCTTGAGTGTGCTTTCCAGACGTAAAATTGGTTTAAAATATGCTTCTGTTTGAACTTGGATGTTTTAcctaatttaaataatttctaccCGAGTCATTCTTTTGTGCTGATTCCAAcgtttgtaatttcatttttagccCTGGTGATGAAATACACTTTGAAACGTTGTCatagaatgaaatatgaaactcGTATCacttattttttgtcattctcaTGTTACAAATTCGACTTGCTAAGTTTCAACACTTAACCGaatatatattcaacataatatatatatatatatatatatatatatatatatatatatatatatatatatatatatatatatatatatatagtctgtgtatgtatataatgtatataatttatatagatatttagatagacagatagatataaaacacacacacatatatatatatatatatatatatatatatatatatatatatatatataatgtatactgtagatataacTATATCtacctatccatttatctatattcatatatatacatatatggatgaaTAAGGAATAAGGAGACACAACACTGGCCTGGCATGACAAATGATTGACAGTGGAACAGAGCCGAGTGAACAGGAGGAACTTCTTGGGGTGTTGAGTCCACTCCTGGCGTCTCAATTTAACTGGATGGGAGCGACATCGTCACGTGTTTCCCAATGACAGTTTAATCTGCCTATCTGCTTTCCCGATTAATTTTGGAATCTTGCATTGGTAAGGGATTTCCTCGTGACATTTCCAtacaaagaaaatagagagaactTGTGATTATTGTTTTAATGTGGAAAACACGAAAAGTTCACCATTATAGTTGAAAAACCGAAAGTAAAATAGACTGTCTTCTTTTACGAGCCTAAGTGACTAATTACAAAACATTTCTTATAAACCCAGTTTTGCCAGACATTTACTGgagtgttttcagttttctttaggGAAGCAGTCATCTTTGATGCTTGTTGTCATGTCAGGGATTACTTACCATTCAGTTTCGTTCATGGACTGAATGCTTACAGTTAATTACTttattgtgtaagtgataaaatataaTCTCCTTTGTGTGTACTATGCTACTTACCCATTTCATCTATGAGCGGCGCCATTTTGAGCGTGGCACCGACTAATATGACAGACATGAGAAGTAGTATGAGCCCAGTGGCCATGATGGACCACCGAACCTTTTTTGGTAACTCGTCGTCAGCTTTTCTCTTCCTGACTCTCTCCCTCGCTTTCTGAAGAGCAGCATCTTCCTTGCTCTGACGGGGCTCGCCTTTCTCACcggccctcttcttcttcttcttgggctctggaccAAGAGCCCGCAGCTTCATGTGCATCTCGTGGAGCTCCGCCGCTTCCAGTTCGACAGCACTGAGGTTTATGAGTGAAAAGGAGTTCGTGGAAAGCAGAGGCGCGTTTATCGTGGCTGGAATGGTTAAGGTGTAGTCGTAACCATAGAccatttcttcagtcttgcatTCGTAGGGAGCACCCGCATCCTTCGGGTACTCTTTCAGGACGGTCTGGTCAGTGGTAACAGAGGATGGATGGGCGGCGTCAGGAGCAAAGGCATTTGATGGGAAGTCCACGATGGTACCTCCCATACTGGTGTTCCGACCGCTGTTACAAGACTGAGGTCGCGAGAAATCCGTCGTTGAGTTGTCATCGTAAGTTTCCACCGTTGACTGACGCAGGAGACACAGGCTCTGGTTGTCAGAGCCGCTGTGCAAGGAGGACTGGCGTGTTAGTCTCAGTGACGAGGAGGACTCCGTGGTTGGCTGCCTTTGTAGCTCGCGTATCAACCTTTTCGTTGACCCAGCGGACTCTTCGGTATCTTGACGACGGAGGAGCTCGCGAGAGTATCGCTTCGAGTAACCCGAATCGGAGGAATCAGTAGTCCACTGCCGCCTAAGTTCCCCGCGAGGTTTGGGTCTCTTAGAGTGATCAGCGTCGTAGGATTCCGTTGTGCGTTGCCGACGGAGTTTGGACTGACGATGTGGTCGTGAGACGTCGCTGTTGCTGCTAAGAGATTCCTGATGGCGAAGGTATCGTCCACCCCTTGCGCTGTGGGGGCGATCTGGAGGGCGTTCGAGCCCAACCAAATCTGCTCCCCAAATCTGCGCAGCTTGAGCAATGTACCGGTAACAGTCCTGGGTTCCGAGAGGGAAACTTGGGAGGTCACCTCGAGTGGGAGATACCAGAAGCTCGTCGTCTGTGCTCGTCGCTTTGTCCTCGCAGATGACTGCCTGAGCTCCGTCCAGCGCCGAGCCATCGTGAGTCATTGCTACCGGTTCCGCACCAGAACTGCAAATAGCGAAATACCACTTTAGTCAAACACATTCGGCCTAGAAGCAGAGCCACAGAATGGTCTATGTGATAATGCCTCTCAACTCAATCaaattagattttgaaatttgtaagtGCTTAGGAAAGCATTCTTTACCAATAAGACATTCCGTTAATCTACCAGTTCAGAACTTATAAATCCTTAGAGTAGTCTATGCACATTGCCAGTGGCTTACTTTCTAAACGTTCCAGCTAATAGAAATGTTCAATGTATGATGTGGATCGCAGCGGATCAGATGAAATAGCGCCAAGGGAGATAGACAGTCATCATGTAAATGGGTTTTAAGATCGTAATTAAATGCTCGTCTCGTGCCTCTATCcttataaaagtctctctctctctctctctctctctctctctctctctctctctctctctctctctctctctctctctctctcaactaattcCGATTTGTAGAACTTACTGTGACACATTTTCATCAAGGTATTTTAAACTTCGAGCTTTTCACAACTTTTTAGAGTAGTTTCCACATACGAGAACCTGATttcaacaaatggaaaaaaaaatctgtggtgGCAATACCTTGTCTCGAAATCAGGTCTACAAGATTCAAATTCGGCTACCAAACCATTCAGCCACCAAAAAGTATTGAGTAATGGAAAGGTTATTGCCATTAGCCAAATAGACTGTTCTTGTATGCCTGAGATCGACATCAGTCATTTGTCAACTGAGAATTTTCCTTCTATATAACCTTTGGGGATATTTGGCTGCTTCaagattatgtatacatatatataattatatgtatacatacacacacacacatgtaaat
This DNA window, taken from Macrobrachium rosenbergii isolate ZJJX-2024 chromosome 4, ASM4041242v1, whole genome shotgun sequence, encodes the following:
- the LOC136831055 gene encoding uncharacterized protein is translated as MTHDGSALDGAQAVICEDKATSTDDELLVSPTRGDLPSFPLGTQDCYRYIAQAAQIWGADLVGLERPPDRPHSARGGRYLRHQESLSSNSDVSRPHRQSKLRRQRTTESYDADHSKRPKPRGELRRQWTTDSSDSGYSKRYSRELLRRQDTEESAGSTKRLIRELQRQPTTESSSSLRLTRQSSLHSGSDNQSLCLLRQSTVETYDDNSTTDFSRPQSCNSGRNTSMGGTIVDFPSNAFAPDAAHPSSVTTDQTVLKEYPKDAGAPYECKTEEMVYGYDYTLTIPATINAPLLSTNSFSLINLSAVELEAAELHEMHMKLRALGPEPKKKKKRAGEKGEPRQSKEDAALQKARERVRKRKADDELPKKVRWSIMATGLILLLMSVILVGATLKMAPLIDEMVRKENEDILRELQGVSASTLGLNTTVQPSDTTEDPQT